One genomic window of Vibrio rhizosphaerae includes the following:
- a CDS encoding sugar ABC transporter substrate-binding protein yields MKRHLTPLMAGLLVSTAAFANLPPLNSDTETDRIDWSELQTKFGDVPTFEHKMKVGGVSKTLTNEYWRSLGEGYKKYADAHNVTVVYQAAANEEDQLGQLSIAETLIAQGFDALLVSPQTDANLEPASMTAKKAGVVVVNVNDAVMPTATNYVGNVQKDNGVRVAQWFIDHHKEGGKVAVIEGQAGVFAAGQRTRGFRETIEANKKFQLVASVPANWSREKAYDACTTILQQHPDLIGFYNNNDGMALGCVEAVRAQKKSDQVAVFGTDGISDAYASIRRGELTGTVDSFPVLTGEVAMEVALRLLGGQKLPRVVSTPQALITKDNIDQYAIDNTKELRELLHSH; encoded by the coding sequence ATGAAAAGACATCTTACCCCTTTAATGGCTGGATTATTAGTATCCACAGCCGCCTTTGCCAATCTGCCACCTTTAAACTCAGATACTGAAACTGACCGTATTGACTGGTCTGAGCTACAAACAAAATTTGGCGATGTCCCTACTTTTGAACACAAAATGAAAGTGGGGGGCGTCTCCAAAACATTGACCAATGAATACTGGCGTTCGCTGGGTGAAGGTTACAAAAAATACGCGGATGCCCACAATGTCACCGTTGTGTATCAGGCCGCAGCGAATGAAGAGGATCAATTGGGTCAGTTATCCATCGCCGAGACGCTGATTGCGCAAGGGTTTGACGCACTGTTAGTGTCACCGCAAACAGACGCAAATCTAGAGCCAGCTTCAATGACGGCTAAAAAAGCCGGTGTGGTGGTGGTCAATGTCAATGATGCGGTCATGCCGACGGCAACCAATTATGTCGGTAATGTCCAAAAAGATAACGGTGTGCGGGTTGCGCAATGGTTTATTGACCACCACAAGGAAGGTGGAAAAGTGGCGGTGATTGAAGGTCAGGCCGGTGTATTTGCTGCGGGACAACGTACACGGGGTTTCCGCGAAACAATTGAAGCGAATAAGAAATTCCAGTTAGTTGCCAGCGTTCCTGCGAACTGGAGTCGTGAAAAAGCCTACGACGCCTGTACGACGATCCTGCAACAGCACCCGGATTTGATTGGTTTTTATAACAACAATGACGGAATGGCATTAGGTTGTGTTGAAGCGGTACGTGCTCAGAAAAAATCGGATCAGGTTGCTGTTTTTGGTACCGATGGTATCTCTGATGCCTATGCTTCGATCCGTCGCGGAGAGTTGACCGGGACGGTCGATAGCTTCCCGGTTTTAACCGGAGAGGTGGCGATGGAAGTCGCATTGCGTCTGTTGGGCGGACAGAAACTCCCACGCGTTGTATCGACGCCTCAAGCGCTGATTACCAAAGACAATATTGACCAGTACGCGATTGATAACACAAAAGAACTGCGTGAATTGCTACACAGTCATTAA
- a CDS encoding ABC transporter permease — MRTFENKVSEPETLKLPKFKFNVRDAGTIIGLLLIVGAFSILSPVFFTVPNLMNILQQSSLNALIALGMTLVIISGGIDLSVGPTAALSAVLGTTLMISGVPLPVAIMGTLCVGALCGVFSGFLVAYAGLQAFIVTLGGLSLFRAIALIYTGGNPVFGVPLEFRTFINGDLLGIPVPVLIVAAVAVILWVVMNKTPLGIYILSIGGNAEAARVAGVPVKQTKVVVYVISGVLAALSSLILVGRLGAAEPTMGQLWELDAIAAAAIGGASLMGGKGSIVGTIIGAIILGALRNGLTLMNVQAFWQLAATGIIIIFAMLVDRATRGN; from the coding sequence ATGAGAACGTTCGAAAACAAAGTATCTGAGCCAGAGACCTTAAAACTGCCTAAATTTAAATTCAATGTTCGTGATGCTGGCACTATCATCGGGCTACTTCTGATTGTCGGTGCATTTTCCATCCTGTCGCCGGTCTTTTTTACGGTTCCCAATTTAATGAATATTCTTCAACAGTCTTCATTAAATGCTTTGATAGCTCTCGGAATGACGCTGGTCATCATTTCAGGTGGTATTGACCTTTCGGTGGGGCCGACCGCAGCACTTTCCGCCGTATTAGGCACGACGCTGATGATCTCCGGTGTTCCTTTACCCGTTGCCATTATGGGGACCTTATGTGTGGGGGCTCTATGTGGTGTGTTTAGCGGATTTCTTGTTGCTTACGCGGGACTTCAAGCATTTATTGTCACACTGGGGGGATTATCTTTATTCCGTGCGATTGCTTTGATATACACCGGTGGTAACCCCGTGTTTGGTGTCCCTCTCGAATTTAGAACATTTATCAATGGCGATTTACTGGGAATTCCGGTTCCTGTTCTGATTGTGGCTGCCGTCGCAGTGATTTTATGGGTCGTGATGAATAAGACCCCGCTGGGCATCTATATTTTATCGATCGGTGGGAACGCCGAAGCCGCACGAGTGGCCGGTGTTCCGGTCAAACAGACCAAAGTGGTTGTCTATGTGATCTCGGGCGTTCTCGCTGCCTTGTCATCCTTGATTCTTGTCGGTCGATTAGGTGCAGCAGAGCCAACGATGGGGCAACTTTGGGAACTGGATGCCATTGCCGCCGCTGCGATCGGTGGTGCCTCTCTGATGGGAGGGAAAGGGTCCATCGTCGGAACCATTATTGGTGCCATTATACTGGGGGCATTGCGCAATGGCCTGACGCTGATGAATGTTCAGGCATTCTGGCAGTTAGCGGCAACCGGTATCATTATTATCTTCGCGATGTTGGTCGATAGAGCGACCCGCGGTAACTAA
- a CDS encoding BON domain-containing protein, translated as MKNIAAKIVLTTVLATSSTAVLASNQWEKKSMDAWLDGKAETTLLLNTNLNSFDINTDVKDRVITLTGSVDNDVEKSLAGELVSGLDGVKKVNNKLTVVNPKKNNADSDALAVLKDSKITTVVKTRLLMNTNVSGTDIDVTTDNKTVTLTGKVQSDAEHDLALSIANNTDDVNKVIDKLSVVQ; from the coding sequence ATGAAAAACATCGCAGCTAAAATTGTACTGACGACCGTTCTGGCAACATCATCTACTGCAGTATTAGCCAGTAATCAATGGGAAAAAAAATCCATGGACGCTTGGTTAGATGGTAAAGCAGAAACCACATTACTGCTCAATACCAATTTGAACTCTTTTGATATTAACACTGATGTGAAAGACCGGGTGATTACCCTGACAGGGTCCGTCGACAATGATGTAGAAAAGTCGTTAGCGGGTGAGTTGGTTTCAGGCCTTGATGGCGTGAAAAAAGTCAATAATAAACTGACTGTGGTTAACCCGAAGAAGAACAATGCGGATTCTGATGCACTGGCGGTATTAAAGGACTCTAAAATTACGACCGTGGTCAAAACACGATTATTAATGAATACCAATGTGAGTGGTACGGATATTGATGTCACCACAGACAATAAAACCGTGACGTTAACGGGTAAAGTGCAATCGGACGCAGAGCATGATCTGGCTTTATCAATCGCGAATAATACCGATGATGTAAATAAAGTCATTGATAAGCTTTCAGTGGTTCAATAA
- a CDS encoding sigma-54 interaction domain-containing protein, translating to MSVPSLFLSIQDPKLKEAIAACQELHKFRLYEAETEEDWIEHFIDIRPNVAIVEVIHFTHADYQQLSDLDAIYDMDLIIISSGAPNESLDKLMSLGAIFHYRKPVDFNTLSQTLTEISQYYQHKQEQGRKVATSDLDQFGLLVGSSAPMHQLYRMIRRVARTEANVLIVGESGSGKELVAQTIHLASDRNQQPFIAINCGAISPELVDSELFGHEKGAFTGANKTHQGVFKQAEGGTLFLDEITEMPLEHQVKLLRVLETGEYRPVGSQTVQMANTRIVAATNRDPKVAIEEQFLREDLYFRLSHFPLTVPPLRERGDDVPGLAKHFIAHRNANEAKAKTILDSALQKIVMHDWPGNVRELKHTIERAFILADDTIKDEHLIYDTPPLETGTSLEEMIPTGVRLEELEKHAILNTLEKNQGNKTESAQELGISVKTLYNKLDKYQD from the coding sequence ATGTCAGTACCCAGTCTGTTTCTCAGTATACAAGACCCGAAACTCAAAGAGGCGATTGCTGCTTGTCAGGAATTACATAAATTTCGTTTATATGAAGCTGAAACAGAAGAGGACTGGATCGAGCATTTTATCGATATCCGCCCCAATGTCGCGATTGTAGAAGTCATTCATTTCACACACGCAGATTATCAGCAACTGTCTGATCTTGATGCAATATACGATATGGACCTCATCATTATTAGTTCAGGAGCCCCCAACGAGAGCCTTGATAAACTGATGAGTCTCGGCGCCATTTTTCACTACAGAAAACCTGTCGATTTCAACACCTTGTCTCAGACCCTGACAGAGATCAGTCAGTATTACCAGCATAAGCAAGAGCAAGGACGCAAAGTCGCCACCAGCGATTTGGACCAGTTCGGTCTGTTAGTCGGCTCTTCTGCACCAATGCATCAGCTGTACCGAATGATCCGCCGTGTTGCGAGAACAGAGGCGAACGTATTGATCGTGGGTGAAAGTGGTTCAGGTAAAGAGCTGGTCGCCCAGACGATCCATTTAGCCAGCGACCGCAACCAGCAACCTTTTATTGCCATTAACTGTGGTGCAATTAGCCCTGAATTGGTGGATAGCGAGCTGTTTGGTCATGAAAAAGGCGCGTTCACCGGTGCCAACAAAACTCACCAAGGGGTCTTTAAACAAGCTGAAGGCGGCACTCTGTTTCTCGATGAAATCACCGAAATGCCGCTGGAGCATCAAGTGAAACTGCTGCGAGTACTGGAAACAGGCGAATACCGTCCCGTAGGCAGCCAAACCGTTCAGATGGCGAATACCCGTATCGTGGCAGCAACCAACCGCGATCCCAAAGTTGCCATTGAAGAACAATTTCTGCGTGAAGATCTCTACTTCCGTCTATCACACTTCCCGTTAACCGTACCGCCATTGCGGGAACGTGGTGACGACGTCCCCGGATTAGCCAAACACTTTATTGCCCATCGCAACGCAAACGAAGCAAAAGCAAAGACAATTCTTGATTCCGCTCTTCAGAAAATCGTCATGCACGACTGGCCCGGCAACGTCCGGGAACTGAAACACACCATTGAACGCGCATTCATTCTGGCGGATGATACCATCAAAGATGAACATCTGATTTACGATACCCCGCCATTGGAAACCGGCACCAGTCTGGAAGAGATGATCCCCACCGGCGTACGGTTAGAAGAATTAGAAAAACATGCCATTCTCAACACACTGGAAAAGAATCAGGGCAACAAAACAGAATCCGCTCAAGAGCTTGGAATCAGTGTCAAAACGCTATACAACAAACTAGACAAGTATCAGGACTAG
- a CDS encoding sugar ABC transporter ATP-binding protein: protein MERLCMTGVTKVYGKIAAIEDVNFSVLPGEVHALIGENGAGKSTLLNVLSGVREATTGCVKVDGKLVDMKSPLSARKAGIAMIHQELQLVPELTVAQNMFLGRDITKGKGLFVDKEAQFNKARDVLRQLDDSIDPNAPIKELRVAQQQIVEIARALLDDAKVLAMDEPTSSLTPTEFEKLAEIIADLKLMGVGLIYVSHKMDEIFRICDRATILRDGKQVGVVNICDETPDTIVSKMIGREIAAVGHQSYVGEQEILRIENLGREGVVSPVNLRVKAGEVLGIAGLVGAGRSELLKLIAGVDPKTSGQIYVDGHLLEKHSVQSAIKAGIGLVPEDRKKEGIVKDQAIKVNVALPSMKHFTSSGLIQQTKLSQKVYQVMSELNLRPLDINKHIGDLSGGNQQKGIIGRWVAADCRVFLFDEPTRGIDVGAKSEIYNLIEKLAQKGKAIIVVSSEMPEIIRVSDRVLVMREGRVATELVGEHINEENIAQAAINDFDQSKV, encoded by the coding sequence ATGGAACGGTTGTGTATGACTGGCGTCACCAAAGTATATGGAAAAATTGCAGCCATTGAAGACGTCAATTTTTCTGTATTACCCGGCGAGGTGCACGCACTGATTGGCGAAAACGGCGCAGGGAAATCAACACTGTTAAATGTGTTGTCCGGCGTCCGGGAAGCGACGACTGGTTGTGTGAAAGTTGACGGCAAGCTCGTTGATATGAAATCACCACTTTCAGCGCGCAAAGCCGGAATCGCCATGATTCATCAGGAATTACAACTCGTTCCTGAGCTGACTGTGGCCCAGAATATGTTTCTGGGCCGCGATATAACCAAAGGCAAAGGTCTTTTTGTCGATAAAGAAGCACAATTTAATAAAGCAAGAGATGTACTTCGTCAACTGGACGATTCAATTGACCCGAATGCGCCCATTAAAGAGCTCAGAGTCGCTCAACAACAGATTGTTGAGATCGCAAGGGCTCTTCTCGATGATGCAAAAGTTCTTGCCATGGATGAACCGACCTCGAGTTTAACCCCAACCGAGTTTGAAAAACTGGCCGAAATCATTGCTGATTTAAAGCTCATGGGAGTGGGGCTGATTTATGTGTCGCACAAAATGGATGAAATTTTCCGAATCTGCGACCGCGCAACCATTCTGCGTGACGGTAAACAGGTGGGTGTCGTTAATATTTGTGATGAAACGCCGGATACCATCGTATCGAAAATGATTGGCCGTGAAATTGCAGCCGTCGGTCATCAGTCTTATGTGGGTGAACAAGAAATTCTGCGTATCGAAAACTTAGGTCGTGAAGGCGTTGTCTCGCCGGTTAACTTACGTGTCAAAGCTGGCGAAGTGCTCGGAATTGCAGGCCTTGTCGGTGCCGGACGTTCCGAGTTACTGAAACTGATTGCCGGGGTTGATCCGAAGACCTCCGGGCAAATCTATGTGGATGGTCATTTGCTCGAAAAACACTCGGTTCAAAGCGCCATAAAAGCCGGTATTGGCTTGGTTCCCGAAGATCGCAAGAAAGAAGGCATCGTCAAAGATCAGGCGATTAAGGTCAATGTTGCCTTACCTTCAATGAAACACTTCACTTCGTCAGGACTGATTCAACAAACCAAACTCAGTCAAAAAGTCTACCAAGTCATGTCTGAGCTGAATTTGAGGCCTTTAGATATCAATAAACATATTGGTGATCTATCGGGAGGCAACCAGCAAAAAGGAATCATTGGCCGTTGGGTTGCGGCTGACTGTCGCGTGTTCCTTTTTGATGAGCCTACCCGCGGCATCGATGTCGGTGCAAAGTCAGAAATATACAATCTTATCGAAAAACTCGCACAGAAAGGGAAAGCGATCATCGTCGTATCGTCTGAAATGCCAGAAATCATACGCGTTTCTGATCGCGTGTTAGTCATGCGGGAAGGGCGTGTTGCGACGGAGTTAGTGGGTGAACATATCAACGAAGAGAATATTGCCCAAGCAGCGATTAACGACTTTGACCAAAGCAAAGTATGA
- a CDS encoding ribokinase, whose product MSVILVAGSLHYDMMIAVPHQPEKGETVLGNKVAYKFGGKGGNQAISAAKHGETVRFVGAVGADAHGEFLISTLKASSVDTTYISVIDNETSGMSVAITDDSGDYAAVVASNSNQLITEDVFESDLLWNDVSLLILQNEISPETNLKAAVAAKKRGVKVGMNAAPITDKNSPVFDYVDLMVVNAVEARDLSEIAVVSLDSAREAAAHLTSKFEQVVVTAGEHGVAFCQQGGNAAATPAIPVELISTHGAGDCFMGALCAEINKNAALCDAVAFANRIAAKHVST is encoded by the coding sequence ATGAGCGTGATATTGGTCGCAGGCAGCCTGCATTACGACATGATGATTGCTGTACCGCACCAGCCGGAAAAGGGAGAAACGGTGCTCGGTAATAAAGTTGCGTATAAATTTGGCGGGAAGGGTGGAAATCAAGCCATCTCAGCGGCTAAGCATGGGGAAACCGTACGTTTTGTCGGGGCTGTTGGTGCCGATGCGCATGGTGAGTTTCTCATCAGTACGCTGAAAGCATCTTCGGTCGATACGACGTATATCTCGGTGATTGACAACGAAACGAGCGGTATGAGTGTTGCCATTACCGATGATTCCGGGGATTACGCTGCCGTCGTCGCCTCTAATTCAAATCAATTGATCACGGAAGACGTTTTTGAATCAGATCTGTTGTGGAACGATGTCTCGCTACTGATCCTGCAAAACGAAATTTCACCCGAGACAAATTTAAAAGCAGCCGTAGCAGCGAAAAAACGCGGGGTGAAGGTTGGTATGAATGCTGCCCCGATAACCGATAAGAATAGCCCTGTATTTGACTATGTGGATCTCATGGTGGTCAATGCGGTTGAGGCCCGTGATTTATCGGAGATCGCGGTTGTATCTCTTGATTCTGCCAGAGAAGCCGCTGCTCACCTGACGTCAAAATTTGAACAAGTGGTTGTCACCGCTGGCGAACATGGCGTGGCGTTTTGCCAACAAGGGGGAAATGCAGCGGCGACCCCCGCAATCCCCGTTGAACTGATCAGTACACATGGTGCCGGAGATTGTTTTATGGGGGCTCTTTGTGCCGAAATAAATAAAAATGCAGCATTATGTGATGCGGTTGCTTTTGCAAACAGAATCGCAGCCAAACATGTATCAACATGA
- a CDS encoding TIM barrel protein codes for MTELRFATRLNSFASGSHLYWPGQKTKPTVAQMIERAGTVEGLTHLDLNYPQHITTDIPTMKQQIEAAGLRVNGVQMRWDDPKFKIGAFTNPDPNIRREAIELTKAGIDAGRELGTHLMTLWMGQDGFDYCFQADYKRIWEDAVSALREVAEYAPDFQISIEYKPNEPRAYAIFPNVTTCLLAVEEAGCPNLGITLDFAHVLYANEIPAYAAAMVARRSNLYGLDVNDGWGKRDDGLMVASVNSRATLEFLWQMKRDGYQGAYYFDTFPDASGLDPVREAELNIATVKRLLGLCDLLDQSEALKDAIAKQDAVAAQYIVDDIMYAK; via the coding sequence ATGACTGAACTAAGATTTGCGACGCGATTGAACTCATTTGCATCAGGCTCTCACCTTTATTGGCCCGGGCAAAAAACGAAGCCGACAGTTGCTCAGATGATTGAACGGGCCGGTACGGTTGAAGGTCTCACTCACCTTGATTTGAATTACCCTCAGCACATTACGACTGACATTCCGACCATGAAGCAGCAAATTGAAGCTGCCGGTCTGCGAGTCAATGGGGTGCAAATGCGTTGGGACGATCCAAAATTCAAGATTGGAGCCTTTACCAACCCCGATCCCAACATTCGTCGTGAAGCGATTGAACTCACGAAAGCCGGTATTGACGCGGGCCGTGAGCTTGGCACCCATCTCATGACGCTGTGGATGGGACAAGATGGCTTTGATTACTGTTTTCAGGCGGATTACAAACGGATATGGGAAGACGCCGTGAGCGCGCTGCGCGAAGTCGCCGAATATGCCCCCGATTTTCAAATCAGTATTGAATACAAACCCAATGAACCCCGCGCTTATGCGATTTTCCCGAATGTAACGACTTGCCTGTTAGCGGTAGAAGAAGCCGGGTGTCCGAATTTAGGGATTACATTGGATTTTGCCCATGTTCTATACGCCAATGAAATACCGGCCTATGCCGCCGCTATGGTTGCAAGACGTTCCAATCTCTACGGATTAGATGTCAATGACGGTTGGGGGAAACGCGATGACGGATTGATGGTTGCGTCAGTCAATTCCCGCGCAACGCTGGAATTCTTGTGGCAGATGAAACGCGACGGATATCAAGGCGCGTATTACTTTGACACCTTTCCTGATGCGAGCGGATTAGATCCGGTCCGGGAGGCCGAACTCAACATCGCAACAGTGAAACGTTTATTGGGGCTTTGTGATTTATTAGACCAATCTGAAGCACTCAAAGACGCAATTGCAAAGCAGGATGCTGTTGCTGCGCAATATATTGTTGACGACATCATGTACGCCAAATAA
- a CDS encoding MurR/RpiR family transcriptional regulator, which yields MQDISAIGAQIRSRLPQLTPLERKVADAIMADKSFNHTTPLREVAHSNGVSEAMVVKVTKKLDFTGFRDFRDHVARYKQLEVANLHSEVKSDDSSAEVLDKVFRTSIQAIEETSSILDVNEFNRAAKILFKAKFIGVYGVGGSSSVARDFCHKLLKIGIKSTVYDDSHMMLMSAAVLSDDDAIVAISHSGNTRTVVDPASLAKKNGAKIIALTNYDQSPLVNVSDVVLQSTSQGSHLLGENAASRIAQLNIIDALFVAIAREDIEAAERNYNKTQQAVSHLREL from the coding sequence ATGCAAGATATTAGTGCGATAGGGGCACAAATTCGGAGTCGGTTACCTCAACTGACGCCCCTGGAGAGAAAAGTCGCTGATGCGATTATGGCGGATAAAAGCTTTAATCATACAACCCCCTTAAGAGAAGTGGCACACAGTAATGGGGTGAGTGAAGCGATGGTGGTGAAGGTCACCAAGAAGCTCGATTTTACCGGGTTTCGGGACTTTCGTGACCATGTGGCCCGCTACAAACAGCTTGAAGTCGCCAATCTTCACTCAGAAGTAAAATCGGATGACAGCTCGGCTGAGGTTCTGGACAAAGTATTCAGGACGAGTATTCAAGCCATTGAAGAAACCAGTAGTATCCTCGATGTGAATGAGTTTAACCGGGCGGCTAAGATCCTGTTTAAAGCTAAGTTTATTGGTGTCTATGGTGTCGGGGGATCAAGTTCTGTCGCGAGAGATTTTTGCCACAAACTATTAAAAATCGGGATTAAGTCAACGGTCTATGATGACTCGCATATGATGTTAATGTCAGCAGCGGTGTTATCTGATGATGATGCCATTGTTGCCATTAGTCATTCAGGTAATACCCGCACAGTGGTTGACCCGGCATCACTGGCTAAAAAAAATGGGGCCAAGATTATTGCCTTAACCAACTACGATCAGTCGCCATTAGTCAATGTGTCTGATGTGGTGTTGCAGTCAACTTCTCAGGGGTCTCATTTGTTAGGTGAAAATGCCGCATCCCGAATCGCACAGCTCAATATTATTGATGCTTTATTTGTCGCGATTGCCAGAGAAGATATTGAAGCGGCGGAACGTAACTATAACAAGACCCAGCAGGCCGTTTCACATTTGAGGGAGTTATAA